A segment of the Streptomyces sp. XD-27 genome:
TCCAGCCGCGCGCGCGAGACAGAGTTCTCCGGGAGGCGGATGTGGCGGATGGCGGCCAGCTCGTCGGGGCCGATCTCGGCGCGGTCCGCGAGCGGGTCCCCCACCCGGACCGCCAGCACCCACGGCAGCGTGGTGACGGGCCGCTGCTCCACGCCCCGCACCGGCGGGCCGATCGTGATCCACGCCAGGTCCACCGTGTTCGCGGCGAGCGCCTCGAAGCACGCGCGGCTGGAGTTCTCCGTCTGGAACTCCAGCCTGACGTCCGGGTGCCGCTCCCGGAACGCCACCACCCCGGCCGACATGAAGTGCCGCACGGTCGTCGCGCCCGTGGTGACCCGCACCGTCCCGCCGTCGCCCTGCCGCATGTCGCGCAGCCGCCGCAGCGCGTGGTCGAGGCCGCCGAGCCCGTCGGCCGCCGCGCGGTGCAGGACCCGGCCGGCCTGGGTCGGTGCGACGCCGCGCGGCTGCCGCTCCAACAGGGCGATGTCCAGCTCCCGTTCGAGCCGCTTGACGCGCTGGCTGATCGCCGACTGGGTGCAGCCGAGATCGCGGGCCACGGCGCTGAGGCTGCCGGATTCGCATACCGCGACGAAGGCGCGGAGGTCGTCGAGCGTCATGAAGTCAAAGGTATAGCTAGGATGTTTGGAAGAAAACCTGAGGGTTGACTTGGGTTTCCGGAGGGGCGACGATCTTCTCAGGGCCCTGGGCGGCAACCCGTCCACGGTGGTCGCGTCACGGCTCCGGACCGTGTGGCCACCTATGGACGGGTGCCGACCCGACCGAGGTTGACACCTGCGCCGACGGCTCGGATCATCCAGGGGAACCGCCCGCTCCGCCCCCAAGGAAGGCGGCCGGTCCTTGCGTCTCTTGCGTCTGCCGCGGCTTGTCCCCGCGCTCCCCACCCTGCCCGCCTTCCCCGTGCTGCTCTGCGCTCTCGTCGGCGTACTCCTCGCCGGTGTCCTCGCCCCCACCCCGCTGGCCCCGGACCCCGGCCCGCGCGGCGGCACCGTCGACGTATGGCTCACCACCACCTCCGGGCCCGGCGGGCGGCACGTCGTCAAGGGGCTGGAGCGGCAGCGGCCGCTGCGGTTCACCGAGCGAGGCGCGGGCCGCCGCGGCGCACCGCCGGGCCGACCCGCCACCCCCGTCACCGTCGACGCGTCCCGGACCTACCAGGAGTTCGCGGGCGGCGGCGCCTCGTTCACCGACACCGCCGCATGGCTGCTGAACAGCAGCGGCGCGCTGAGCGACCGTACGCGCGAGAAGGTGCTGCGGGGGCTCTTCTCCCCGGACGACGGGATCGGGCTGAGCTTCCTGCGCAACCCGATGGGCGCCTCCGACCTCGCCCGCTTCGGCTACACCTACGACGACCTGCCCGCGGGCCGTACCGACCCGGACCTGCGCCGCTTCTCGATCAAGCACGACCTCGCCGACGTCCTGCCGCTGACCCGGCGGGCCCGGGAACTCAACCCGGACCTCACGGTCATGGCCTCCCCCTGGACCGCCCCGGCCTGGATGAAGGACAACAAGCGGCTGGACCAGGGCCATCTGGCCGCGCGCTACTACGGCACGTACGCCCGCTACTTCGTGAAGTACCTCCAGGCGTACCGGGCCCACGGCGTCCCCGTCGCCTACGTCAGCGCGCAGAACGAGCCGACCTGCTGCGGCGGCTACCCCTCCATGCGGTGGAACGGCTCGGGTCTGCACTACTTCACCCAGCGCGAGCTGCTGCCCAGGCTGCGGGCGGCGGGCCTGACGACGAAGGTGCTCGCGCTGGACTGGAACTGGGACCGGTACGACGGCTACGGCGCGCCGGTCGTCGCCGACCCGGCCGTCCGCGCCCACCCCAACTTCGGCGGGATCGCCTGGCACGGC
Coding sequences within it:
- a CDS encoding LysR family transcriptional regulator, producing MTLDDLRAFVAVCESGSLSAVARDLGCTQSAISQRVKRLERELDIALLERQPRGVAPTQAGRVLHRAAADGLGGLDHALRRLRDMRQGDGGTVRVTTGATTVRHFMSAGVVAFRERHPDVRLEFQTENSSRACFEALAANTVDLAWITIGPPVRGVEQRPVTTLPWVLAVRVGDPLADRAEIGPDELAAIRHIRLPENSVSRARLDQHLTRQGTEPESTTSVADWDTAILLAELGLGHAVVPALPGWHDAARRDLRLIPIPSLPPLAAGWAVRQWDALSPAAVEFADTVTSSLTTG